Within Thermus sp. CCB_US3_UF1, the genomic segment CCGCGTGGCGCACCACGTGCTCGGCGGTGCTGCCCAGGACCAGGCGGCGCACGGGTGCCCCCAGGGCCAGGAGGTCCGAGGGGCCTTGCAGGGCGAGGAGGTGCTCCGCGGGGTCCCCGGAGAAGGCCAGGGCCTCCACGCGAAGCCCCTGGTCCCGGAGGTAGGCCTCGGCCTCGAGGGCCCAGGCCCCAGCCTGGGCCGGGTCGTCGTGCACGCTCACCACCCGTACCCCAAGCCCCAGGGGCTTGGCCAGGGAGGCCAGGGTGTGCAGGGCCCGCACCGCGCTCTCGGAGGCGTTGTAGCCCAGGATGGCCCCCTCCAGCTCCACGTAGTCCGTGGGGGCCACCAGGACCGGGGTGGGCGAGGCCCGCAGCACCCGGTCCACCGTACTCCCCAGGCCGGCAAAGCTCCCCCCATGGGCCTCCCCGCTCCGCCCCAGGACCAGGAGGTCGGCGGCGCGGGCATGGCGGAGGATCACCTCGTGGGGCAGGCCGGTTTCCATAAGGGTTTCCACGGGGATGCCCGCTTCCCTGGCGCTTTGGGCCAGCCGGCCCAAAAGGGCCTCTCCCTTGGCGGTCAGGGCCTTCTCCAGCTCCTCCCGGTAGGCGGGCAGGGGGATGGTGAGGGCCCCGAAATCCAAAAGCTCGGGCACCCGCACCAGGCGCACATCCCGCACAAAAAGGGCCACCAGCTTGGCCGAAAGCTTGTAGCACAGCCACTCGGCCAGCACCTCCGCCCCCCGGGCCTGGGGGGAGCCGTCCGTGGCCAGGAGGATCCTCATGCCCCCATCTTACGCCCCCCGGGCCCAAGGCTCCCGCACCGCCCGGGCCAGGGCCCAGGCCGGCAGGATCAAAACCCCCAGGGCCAGGAGAACGGGCATGACCCCCAAGGCCTCGATGAGGTGCCCGATGGGGGCGTAAAAGAGGCCGGCGAAGCCCCAGGTAAAGCCCATGAGGAGGCCGGAAACCGTGGCGGTCTGGGTGGGCTCCAGCTCCTGGGCCATGGCCACGGCCACGGGGATGCCCGCGTTCATCAGGGCCCCGGTGACCGCCAGGAGGAGGAGGTACAAGGGGTTTTCTGGGGGAAAGAGGAGCAAGGCCAGGTAAAGGGGAAGCCCAAAGGCCAAGGTACCCACCAGCACCCTCTGGCGGCCAAAGCGGTCCGAGAGGGTACCCCCCAGGAAGGCCCCCAGGGTGGCGGAAAAGCTGTAGACGGAGAGGCTGAAGGCGGTATAGGCATCGGAAAGCCCCTTTTGGGCGTACCAGTAGGGCAAGGTGGTGGAAAAGCTCATGAAGACCAGGCTCCTCAAGGTGGCCATGCCCCAGAGCCGGGCCACATCCCCGCGGAAGACCCGGAGGAAGTCGCGGAAGCCGGCAGGCCGCCCTTGGCGGCGCACCGGGGGCAGGCGCAGCAAGGCCAAGGCGGGCAGGAGGGCCAAGGGGGTAAGCCAGATGAGGCCCTCCAGCCCCCAGGCCCCCACGGCGAAGAGGGCCACGATGGGCCCCAGGGAGAGGCCCAGATACCCCGCGGAGCCGAAAAAGGAAAGCCAGAAGCCCCGGCGGTCCCCAGGGGCGAACTCCCCCACCAGGCTGGCCCCGGAGGCGTGGAAAAGGGCCGAGCCCATGCCCGCAAGCAGGAGGACCCCAAGCAGGACCTCAAAGCGGGGCCAAAGGCCCAAGGAGCCCATGCCCAAGGCCACCAACACCGGCCCCAGGGCGGCAAGGAGCCTGCGGTCGCTGCGGTCGGCGATCAGGCCCGCCAGGGGCTGGAGGAGGCTTCCCGTGAGGGAGTAGGCGGAAACCAGAAGCCCCGCCGTGCCCAGACCCACGCCAAAGTGGGCCATGAGCTTGGGCAGAAGGGGGGTGAGGAAGTTGGAGAAGAGGTCGTTGACCGCGTGGAGCCAGGCCAAGAGAAGGGGCAGCACCTCCCCATCCTAAACCCAACCCTCACGGAGCGTGTGCTAAAATCCCTTCGTGCTGAAGGCCTTCCGGGGTGGAAAAAGAAAAATGGCGCGCCCGAGAGGACTCGAACCTCTGACCTTCGGCTCCGGAGGCCGACGCTCTATCCAGCTGAGCTACGGGCGCACTCAGCGGGAGCTATCGTAGCACGCATAGGAGGAGGCGGTCAAGTGTTTGGGATCAACAAGCGGCTCATCACCATACTCTTCGGTCTTCTGGCCTTGGCCTTCGCCGTGGGGGCCATCCTGCTTTTCACCCCCCAGGCGGGGCAGCAGGCGCGGGGCAAGCCCGTGCTCTGGGTGAACGGGAAGGCGGTTTACGAGCTGGATCTCCTCAGGCTCCAGGGGAACGACCCCCTGTACGCCGCCAACCCCCAGGGGCTTTTGAAGACCCTGGTGGACACCCACTTCCTGGAGCAAGTGATCCTTACCGAGGCCCTGAAGCAGGACGCGGCCCGGGTCCGGGTGGGGAGCGCCGAGGTGCGCAAGGAGGTGGACCGGATCCGGGAGCAGTTTGGCCTCAAGGACAAGAAGGCCTACGAGCAGTTCCTGAACCAGGTGGGGTACACCGACGCCCAGCTGCGGGGGGAGGTCAAGACCCAGCTCCAGATCCAAAAGCGCCTGGAGCAGATCCGCTCCGGCGCCAAGCCCACCCCGGAAGAGGTGCGGCTCTACTTTGAGACCCACCGGGATACATACAAAGGGGAGGACCGGGTCAAGGCCCGCCAGATCGTGGTGGACGACAAGAAGCTGGCGGAGGAACTCCTGGCCAAGGCCAAGGCCGGGGAGGACTTCGCCGCCTTGGCCAAGGCCCACTCCAAGGTGGGGGCGGAGCAGGGCGGGGCCCTGGGGGCGGCCCCGGGGGAAAGCACCCCCAAGCCCGTGACCAAGGTGGTCTTCCCCGAGAAGGTGGCCGAGGCGGTCTTCGCCCTCAAGGGTCCGGGCCTGGTGGGCCCCCTCGAGGCCGGGGGCCGGTACTACCTGGTGCGGGTGGAGGAGTACCTCCCCGCCAAGACCCCCTCCTTTGAGGAGGTCAAGGACCGGGTGGAGAAGGACGCCCAGGAGGCTAAGGGGAACGGGGCCCTCGAGGCCTATCTGGAGGAACTTCGGAAAAATGCCCAGGTCCGCTTCGCCGAGGGCATCGCCTACACCTACAAAAACCCCCCGGTGGCCAGCGTGAACGGGAAGGAGATCCTCCTCGCCCAGGTCCTCCAGCCCGTCTTCTCCAACCAGCAGACCGCCGCCCTCATCCAGCAGGGTCTGGGGGAGCTGGCGGTGCAGTTCTTCCTGCCCCAGACCCTGGAAAGCCTCATAGACCGCGAGCTCCTGGCCGAGGCAGCCAAGAAGAGCGGCCAGCCCTTCATCGGCTCCAAGGACGATGTGGCCCAGGCCTACCTCTTCTA encodes:
- a CDS encoding universal stress protein encodes the protein MRILLATDGSPQARGAEVLAEWLCYKLSAKLVALFVRDVRLVRVPELLDFGALTIPLPAYREELEKALTAKGEALLGRLAQSAREAGIPVETLMETGLPHEVILRHARAADLLVLGRSGEAHGGSFAGLGSTVDRVLRASPTPVLVAPTDYVELEGAILGYNASESAVRALHTLASLAKPLGLGVRVVSVHDDPAQAGAWALEAEAYLRDQGLRVEALAFSGDPAEHLLALQGPSDLLALGAPVRRLVLGSTAEHVVRHAVGPVLTVR
- a CDS encoding peptidylprolyl isomerase; translation: MFGINKRLITILFGLLALAFAVGAILLFTPQAGQQARGKPVLWVNGKAVYELDLLRLQGNDPLYAANPQGLLKTLVDTHFLEQVILTEALKQDAARVRVGSAEVRKEVDRIREQFGLKDKKAYEQFLNQVGYTDAQLRGEVKTQLQIQKRLEQIRSGAKPTPEEVRLYFETHRDTYKGEDRVKARQIVVDDKKLAEELLAKAKAGEDFAALAKAHSKVGAEQGGALGAAPGESTPKPVTKVVFPEKVAEAVFALKGPGLVGPLEAGGRYYLVRVEEYLPAKTPSFEEVKDRVEKDAQEAKGNGALEAYLEELRKNAQVRFAEGIAYTYKNPPVASVNGKEILLAQVLQPVFSNQQTAALIQQGLGELAVQFFLPQTLESLIDRELLAEAAKKSGQPFIGSKDDVAQAYLFYQTRELSATEEEARKFYAENPALFTVPASAEVVGATFAAEAKAKAFREAALRGGDLQALAKAQGGSVTEYGTVNPNQLPAVLDRLVFKVKETFPQGPLGEVSEVVKLEDGTFAVLLIKNRKPETLKPYAQVMEEAKAGVIGRKRQQAAQALIQKLRQEAKVENRLSQVLAELTPKTEEKPKEEAPKEAPAKP
- a CDS encoding MFS transporter gives rise to the protein MLPLLLAWLHAVNDLFSNFLTPLLPKLMAHFGVGLGTAGLLVSAYSLTGSLLQPLAGLIADRSDRRLLAALGPVLVALGMGSLGLWPRFEVLLGVLLLAGMGSALFHASGASLVGEFAPGDRRGFWLSFFGSAGYLGLSLGPIVALFAVGAWGLEGLIWLTPLALLPALALLRLPPVRRQGRPAGFRDFLRVFRGDVARLWGMATLRSLVFMSFSTTLPYWYAQKGLSDAYTAFSLSVYSFSATLGAFLGGTLSDRFGRQRVLVGTLAFGLPLYLALLLFPPENPLYLLLLAVTGALMNAGIPVAVAMAQELEPTQTATVSGLLMGFTWGFAGLFYAPIGHLIEALGVMPVLLALGVLILPAWALARAVREPWARGA